From Anopheles arabiensis isolate DONGOLA chromosome 3, AaraD3, whole genome shotgun sequence, a single genomic window includes:
- the LOC120900210 gene encoding serine/threonine-protein kinase meng-po isoform X2 yields MATSKKSAGSIHKIREFELDKVVLSDEFDILQIVGEGWFGKILLVEHRATDTEMVLKLLPKPFVSLTDFYKEFHFSLMLGQHKNIVTTYDVAFETAGFFVFTQEYAPLGDLTSNVSDNGIGELHTKRVARQLASAIDYIHQKDLIHRDIKLDNVLVFRSDFARIKLCDFGESRKLGEEVLRRNEWLPYSPPEVLLVKTDDKYKSFTNRTDTAHDVWQFGIVCFVCLTGCLPWQKASTDDPRYNRYQQWHQATLTFPMKRCPKLFKLLSARACKLFKKFLDPRSDRRLKTLSDLQKFIDDRWLAKSAEKEMAENEPDELCPSMYSFHSSVEEKNKLLGTLAQCGIETTVDRAAKKNRIRDWIQSSVIVEEEEEDDSGSATPSSTVSRTAVPGHVSSVAAMERAEKKINTTVKEASQKHIDPRTGTVQVGPSEMGSINAHKNNNNRSPPNINGHTILSNSSKPNLLSATHGLVKVAFSSVASVPLPQINRSELANKKINMEDSGYGSINGTHKNRSYSNKISKSPTLPKRSTFIRSENNPSEDMESSEERDSQSLEFDELETDRGSDGFVNALHEKRKSEKRQESTYDKLFFRRK; encoded by the exons ATGGCTACATCCAAGAAATCTGCAGGAAGCATCCACAAAATTCGCGAGTTTGAGCTTGACAAAGTGGTTTTGTCTGACGAATTTGACATCTTACAAATCGTCGGTGAAGGGTGGTTTGGAAAAATATTACTCGTGGAGCATCGTGCAACTGACACCGAGATGGTCCTGAAGCTTCTACCGAAACCGTTCGTTTCGCTTACCGATTTTTACAAGGAATTTCACTTCAGTCTTATGCTGGGGCAACATAAAAATATTGTCACCACTTATGATGTAGCTTTCGAAACAGCTGGATTTTTCGTATTTACCCAAGAGTACGCCCCATTAG GAGATCTGACATCTAATGTTTCCGACAATGGCATTGGTGAGCTACATACAAAGCGCGTTGCAAGACAACTTGCTTCGGCGATCGATTATATTCAtcaaaa AGATCTAATTCATAGAGATATTAAACTAGACAATGTGTTAGTGTTTCGCTCAGACTTTGCACGTATTAAACTATGTGATTTTGGCGAATCTAGAAAGCTAGGTGAGGAGGTTCTGAGACGTAATGAATGGCTTCCATACAGCCCTCCAGAAGTTTTGCTGGTAAAAACGGATGATAAATACAA GTCTTTCACGAACAGGACTGATACAGCTCATGATGTGTGGCAGTTTGGcatagtttgttttgtatgtCTAACAGGGTGTTTGCCATGGCAAAAAGCATCCACAGATGATCCTCGATATAATCGCTACCAACAATGGCATCAAGCAACACTCACCTTTCCGATGAAACGATGTCCAAAACTGTTCAAGCTGCTCTCTGCAAGAGCATGTAAACTGTTTAAGAAGTTTTTGGATCCTCGTTCGGATAGACGTTTAAAGACTCTAAGCGATTTGCAAAAATTTATCGATGATCGATGGCTAGCAAAATCGGCTGAAAAGGAAATGGCTGAAAACGAGCCTGATGAATTGTGCCCTTCGATGTATTCTTTCCACAGTAGCGTCGAGGAAAAAAATAAGCTACTAGGAACTCTGGCACAATGTGGCATCGAGACAACAGTTGATCGTGCTGCTAAGAAAAACCGTATACGAGATTGGATTCAATCGTCTGTCATCgtagaggaagaggaagaggatgaTTCAGGATCAGCCACTCCTTCATCCACCGTTTCTAGAACCGCTGTTCCTGGACATGTTTCATCGGTGGCCGCTATGGAACGAGCggagaaaaaaattaacacaacagTAAAGGAGGcatcacaaaaacacatcgaTCCACGTACCGGCACCGTTCAAGTCGGCCCAAGTGAGATGGGATCTATTAATGctcataaaaataacaataatcggTCTCCACCAAACATTAACGGACACACGATATTGTCAAACTCTAGCAAACCTAATCTCCTCTCAGCTACGCATGGCCTCGTAAAGGTGGCATTTAGTTCGGTTGCATCAGTTCCGTTACCGCAAATCAATCGTAGCGAATTAGCCAACAAAAAGATCAATATGGAGGACAGTGGCTACGGTAGTATAAACGGTACCCATAAGAATAGATCATATtccaataaaatttcaaaatcgCCGACACTACCTAAACGATCTACTTTCATACGATCTGAAAATAATCCTTCGGAAGATATGGAATCATCAGAAGAACGCGACAGTCAAAGCTTAGAGTTTGACGAGCTAGAAACAGATCGCGGATCGGATGGTTTTGTTAATGCATTGCATGAAAAACGAAAGTCAGAGAAAAGGCAAGAGAGCACCTATGATAAGCTCTTCTTTCGAAGAAAATAG
- the LOC120900212 gene encoding pancreatic triacylglycerol lipase-like isoform X1 has product MSDHFYQSSLFIVIAVTASVIAQDASFYRNLITFMIHNSEQNATLNVASDFTDFEALGCNSSDPFAIIVHGWKESCQTEWLVDMISNLSNVRAGCIYCMNYNNFSRHDDYFGLVRQFLPISEVLVEKLQQLENFGYDFDEGYMFGFSYGAHLALDSLRRFGPGKLAALDVCEPAGPGFDGDQKYREKCPTEAAKNVQCIHTSDNYGTNVRKCHQNWNMGRCGKSQDAAGPYPKGSHGLCPYIFNSAFKHDFLAMPNKQGCETKRLAPAWPKGFRMGYFMDRKSDVIGDLFAATSKEYPFFDNTFANEVNEV; this is encoded by the exons ATGAGTGATCACTTTTATCAAAgtagtttatttattgttataGCTGTCACAGCCTCAGTGATTGCACAAGATGCAAGCTTTTACagaaatttaattactttcaTGATTCATAACAG TGAGCAAAATGCTACTTTAAACGTTGCGTCGGACTTTACGGATTTTGAAGCGCTGGGCTGTAACAGCTCCGATCCATTTGCTATAATAGTGCATGGCTGGAAGGAGAGTTGTCAAACCGAATGGCTGGTAGACATGATAAGCAATCTCTCAAACGTTCGGGCTGGTTGTATCTATTGCATGAATTATAACAATTTTTCCCGCCATGATGACTATTTTGGGTTAGTTCGGCAGTTCTTGCCAATCTCCGAGGTTCTAGTGGAAAAGCTGCAACAGTTGGAGAACTTCGGATACGATTTCGATGAAGGATACATGTTTGGGTTCAGTTACGGTGCCCATCTGGCGCTTGACTCGTTAAGGAGATTTGGACCTGGCAAGTTAGCTGCATTGGATG TTTGTGAACCAGCTGGCCCCGGTTTCGATGGAGATCAAAAGTATCGTGAAAAATGTCCTACAGAGGCAGCAAAAAATGTGCAATGCATTCATACAAGTGATAATTATGGAACGAACGTGCGAAAATGTCACCAGAACTGGAACATGGGACGTTGCGGTAAATCACAAGACGCAGCTGGTCCTTATCCGAAAGGATCACACGGACTGTGtccatacattttcaacaGCGCATTCAAGCATGACTTTTTAGCCATGCCCAATAAGCAAGGgtgcgaaacgaaacgactTGCACCTGCATGGCCAAAAGGCTTCCGAATGGGTTATTTCATGGATCGCAAAAG TGACGTGATTGGTGATCTTTTTGCGGCCACATCGAAGGAATATCCGTTCTTTGATAATACCTTTGCTAATGAAGTCAATGAAGTTTAA
- the LOC120900212 gene encoding pancreatic triacylglycerol lipase-like isoform X2 — protein MRMMIPNAVTASVIAQDASFYRNLITFMIHNSEQNATLNVASDFTDFEALGCNSSDPFAIIVHGWKESCQTEWLVDMISNLSNVRAGCIYCMNYNNFSRHDDYFGLVRQFLPISEVLVEKLQQLENFGYDFDEGYMFGFSYGAHLALDSLRRFGPGKLAALDVCEPAGPGFDGDQKYREKCPTEAAKNVQCIHTSDNYGTNVRKCHQNWNMGRCGKSQDAAGPYPKGSHGLCPYIFNSAFKHDFLAMPNKQGCETKRLAPAWPKGFRMGYFMDRKSDVIGDLFAATSKEYPFFDNTFANEVNEV, from the exons atgagGATGATGATTCCAAATG CTGTCACAGCCTCAGTGATTGCACAAGATGCAAGCTTTTACagaaatttaattactttcaTGATTCATAACAG TGAGCAAAATGCTACTTTAAACGTTGCGTCGGACTTTACGGATTTTGAAGCGCTGGGCTGTAACAGCTCCGATCCATTTGCTATAATAGTGCATGGCTGGAAGGAGAGTTGTCAAACCGAATGGCTGGTAGACATGATAAGCAATCTCTCAAACGTTCGGGCTGGTTGTATCTATTGCATGAATTATAACAATTTTTCCCGCCATGATGACTATTTTGGGTTAGTTCGGCAGTTCTTGCCAATCTCCGAGGTTCTAGTGGAAAAGCTGCAACAGTTGGAGAACTTCGGATACGATTTCGATGAAGGATACATGTTTGGGTTCAGTTACGGTGCCCATCTGGCGCTTGACTCGTTAAGGAGATTTGGACCTGGCAAGTTAGCTGCATTGGATG TTTGTGAACCAGCTGGCCCCGGTTTCGATGGAGATCAAAAGTATCGTGAAAAATGTCCTACAGAGGCAGCAAAAAATGTGCAATGCATTCATACAAGTGATAATTATGGAACGAACGTGCGAAAATGTCACCAGAACTGGAACATGGGACGTTGCGGTAAATCACAAGACGCAGCTGGTCCTTATCCGAAAGGATCACACGGACTGTGtccatacattttcaacaGCGCATTCAAGCATGACTTTTTAGCCATGCCCAATAAGCAAGGgtgcgaaacgaaacgactTGCACCTGCATGGCCAAAAGGCTTCCGAATGGGTTATTTCATGGATCGCAAAAG TGACGTGATTGGTGATCTTTTTGCGGCCACATCGAAGGAATATCCGTTCTTTGATAATACCTTTGCTAATGAAGTCAATGAAGTTTAA
- the LOC120900212 gene encoding pancreatic triacylglycerol lipase-like isoform X3, which yields MIHNSEQNATLNVASDFTDFEALGCNSSDPFAIIVHGWKESCQTEWLVDMISNLSNVRAGCIYCMNYNNFSRHDDYFGLVRQFLPISEVLVEKLQQLENFGYDFDEGYMFGFSYGAHLALDSLRRFGPGKLAALDVCEPAGPGFDGDQKYREKCPTEAAKNVQCIHTSDNYGTNVRKCHQNWNMGRCGKSQDAAGPYPKGSHGLCPYIFNSAFKHDFLAMPNKQGCETKRLAPAWPKGFRMGYFMDRKSDVIGDLFAATSKEYPFFDNTFANEVNEV from the exons aTGATTCATAACAG TGAGCAAAATGCTACTTTAAACGTTGCGTCGGACTTTACGGATTTTGAAGCGCTGGGCTGTAACAGCTCCGATCCATTTGCTATAATAGTGCATGGCTGGAAGGAGAGTTGTCAAACCGAATGGCTGGTAGACATGATAAGCAATCTCTCAAACGTTCGGGCTGGTTGTATCTATTGCATGAATTATAACAATTTTTCCCGCCATGATGACTATTTTGGGTTAGTTCGGCAGTTCTTGCCAATCTCCGAGGTTCTAGTGGAAAAGCTGCAACAGTTGGAGAACTTCGGATACGATTTCGATGAAGGATACATGTTTGGGTTCAGTTACGGTGCCCATCTGGCGCTTGACTCGTTAAGGAGATTTGGACCTGGCAAGTTAGCTGCATTGGATG TTTGTGAACCAGCTGGCCCCGGTTTCGATGGAGATCAAAAGTATCGTGAAAAATGTCCTACAGAGGCAGCAAAAAATGTGCAATGCATTCATACAAGTGATAATTATGGAACGAACGTGCGAAAATGTCACCAGAACTGGAACATGGGACGTTGCGGTAAATCACAAGACGCAGCTGGTCCTTATCCGAAAGGATCACACGGACTGTGtccatacattttcaacaGCGCATTCAAGCATGACTTTTTAGCCATGCCCAATAAGCAAGGgtgcgaaacgaaacgactTGCACCTGCATGGCCAAAAGGCTTCCGAATGGGTTATTTCATGGATCGCAAAAG TGACGTGATTGGTGATCTTTTTGCGGCCACATCGAAGGAATATCCGTTCTTTGATAATACCTTTGCTAATGAAGTCAATGAAGTTTAA
- the LOC120900210 gene encoding serine/threonine-protein kinase meng-po isoform X3: MATSKKSAGSIHKIREFELDKVVLSDEFDILQIVGEGWFGKILLVEHRATDTEMVLKLLPKPFVSLTDFYKEFHFSLMLGQHKNIVTTYDVAFETAGFFVFTQEYAPLGDLTSNVSDNGIGELHTKRVARQLASAIDYIHQKDLIHRDIKLDNVLVFRSDFARIKLCDFGESRKLGEEVLRRNEWLPYSPPEVLLVKTDDKYKTDTAHDVWQFGIVCFVCLTGCLPWQKASTDDPRYNRYQQWHQATLTFPMKRCPKLFKLLSARACKLFKKFLDPRSDRRLKTLSDLQKFIDDRWLAKSAEKEMAENEPDELCPSMYSFHSSVEEKNKLLGTLAQCGIETTVDRAAKKNRIRDWIQSSVIVEEEEEDDSGSATPSSTVSRTAVPGHVSSVAAMERAEKKINTTVKEASQKHIDPRTGTVQVGPSEMGSINAHKNNNNRSPPNINGHTILSNSSKPNLLSATHGLVKVAFSSVASVPLPQINRSELANKKINMEDSGYGSINGTHKNRSYSNKISKSPTLPKRSTFIRSENNPSEDMESSEERDSQSLEFDELETDRGSDGFVNALHEKRKSEKRQESTYDKLFFRRK, from the exons ATGGCTACATCCAAGAAATCTGCAGGAAGCATCCACAAAATTCGCGAGTTTGAGCTTGACAAAGTGGTTTTGTCTGACGAATTTGACATCTTACAAATCGTCGGTGAAGGGTGGTTTGGAAAAATATTACTCGTGGAGCATCGTGCAACTGACACCGAGATGGTCCTGAAGCTTCTACCGAAACCGTTCGTTTCGCTTACCGATTTTTACAAGGAATTTCACTTCAGTCTTATGCTGGGGCAACATAAAAATATTGTCACCACTTATGATGTAGCTTTCGAAACAGCTGGATTTTTCGTATTTACCCAAGAGTACGCCCCATTAG GAGATCTGACATCTAATGTTTCCGACAATGGCATTGGTGAGCTACATACAAAGCGCGTTGCAAGACAACTTGCTTCGGCGATCGATTATATTCAtcaaaa AGATCTAATTCATAGAGATATTAAACTAGACAATGTGTTAGTGTTTCGCTCAGACTTTGCACGTATTAAACTATGTGATTTTGGCGAATCTAGAAAGCTAGGTGAGGAGGTTCTGAGACGTAATGAATGGCTTCCATACAGCCCTCCAGAAGTTTTGCTGGTAAAAACGGATGATAAATACAA GACTGATACAGCTCATGATGTGTGGCAGTTTGGcatagtttgttttgtatgtCTAACAGGGTGTTTGCCATGGCAAAAAGCATCCACAGATGATCCTCGATATAATCGCTACCAACAATGGCATCAAGCAACACTCACCTTTCCGATGAAACGATGTCCAAAACTGTTCAAGCTGCTCTCTGCAAGAGCATGTAAACTGTTTAAGAAGTTTTTGGATCCTCGTTCGGATAGACGTTTAAAGACTCTAAGCGATTTGCAAAAATTTATCGATGATCGATGGCTAGCAAAATCGGCTGAAAAGGAAATGGCTGAAAACGAGCCTGATGAATTGTGCCCTTCGATGTATTCTTTCCACAGTAGCGTCGAGGAAAAAAATAAGCTACTAGGAACTCTGGCACAATGTGGCATCGAGACAACAGTTGATCGTGCTGCTAAGAAAAACCGTATACGAGATTGGATTCAATCGTCTGTCATCgtagaggaagaggaagaggatgaTTCAGGATCAGCCACTCCTTCATCCACCGTTTCTAGAACCGCTGTTCCTGGACATGTTTCATCGGTGGCCGCTATGGAACGAGCggagaaaaaaattaacacaacagTAAAGGAGGcatcacaaaaacacatcgaTCCACGTACCGGCACCGTTCAAGTCGGCCCAAGTGAGATGGGATCTATTAATGctcataaaaataacaataatcggTCTCCACCAAACATTAACGGACACACGATATTGTCAAACTCTAGCAAACCTAATCTCCTCTCAGCTACGCATGGCCTCGTAAAGGTGGCATTTAGTTCGGTTGCATCAGTTCCGTTACCGCAAATCAATCGTAGCGAATTAGCCAACAAAAAGATCAATATGGAGGACAGTGGCTACGGTAGTATAAACGGTACCCATAAGAATAGATCATATtccaataaaatttcaaaatcgCCGACACTACCTAAACGATCTACTTTCATACGATCTGAAAATAATCCTTCGGAAGATATGGAATCATCAGAAGAACGCGACAGTCAAAGCTTAGAGTTTGACGAGCTAGAAACAGATCGCGGATCGGATGGTTTTGTTAATGCATTGCATGAAAAACGAAAGTCAGAGAAAAGGCAAGAGAGCACCTATGATAAGCTCTTCTTTCGAAGAAAATAG
- the LOC120900211 gene encoding uncharacterized protein K02A2.6-like, which yields MKALARSFFYWPTIDADIKEWVKTCHPCQAAAKSPAHSAPVPWPRAAGPWQRLHVDFAGPLDGDYYLIVVDSFSKWPEIIRTSNVTAKATIAMLRSLFARFGIPKTLVSDNGTQFTSEEFGLFCDRNGIEHITTAPYHPQSNGQAKRFVDTFKRRVRKISADGTSLQEALDTFLLVHRSSPNPSLGNAKSPADIMLGRQMRTTLNLLRPPSPETISMENEPKPSRQFQPNDLVYFKRFAGNGWRWVAGTIVKQIGHVMYMIGTDDQKMFRSHINQIRKRYERHHHVPASVTHRKLPIDVLLDTWQLTPQPSTGTSRIPPQPVDPEHVDISVSPHQPSFETNGPYVPATSPATYASPTTRPVPSCASAQVPRRSSRVRKPPSRFDVYRRF from the coding sequence ATGAAAGCGTTAGCTAGGAGCTTCTTTTATTGGCCTACAATAGATGCTGACATCAAGGAATGGGTGAAGACATGTCACCCATGTCAAGCAGCTGCCAAATCACCCGCACATTCCGCTCCGGTACCATGGCCGAGGGCAGCAGGCCCATGGCAACGTTTACACGTCGATTTTGCGGGCCCACTAGACGGTGATTATTACTTAATTGTCGTAGATTCGTTTTCTAAATGGCCCGAAATAATCCGTACCAGTAACGTTACAGCGAAAGCTACTATAGCCATGTTACGCTCACTTTTCGCTCGTTTTGGAATCCCGAAAACGTTGGTATCGGACAACGGTACGCAGTTCACCAGCGAGGAGTTCGGACTATTCTGCGACCGCAATGGTATCGAACACATCACAACAGCCCCCTACCATCCGCAATCTAACGGGCAAGCTAAAAGATTTGTGGACACTTTCAAGCGAAGAGTCAGAAAGATATCTGCGGATGGTACCTCACTACAAGAAGCGCTGGATACATTCCTACTAGTACATCGAAGTTCGCCAAACCCTTCGTTAGGAAATGCTAAGTCACCGGCGGATATCATGTTGGGAAGGCAAATGCGCACAACTTTAAACCTGCTCCGTCCACCAAGTCCTGAAACCATTAGTATGGAAAACGAACCGAAACCAAGCAGACAGTTCCAACCCAACGATCTAGTCTATTTTAAACGCTTCGCAGGTAACGGATGGAGATGGGTAGCTGGCACCATTGTTAAGCAAATAGGTCATGTCATGTATATGATTGGAACGGATGATCAGAAAATGTTTAGATCTCATATTAACCAGATACGCAAGCGCTACGAGAGGCATCATCACGTTCCGGCTTCGGTCACCCATCGTAAGCTGCCGATAGATGTTTTGTTGGATACCTGGCAGCTAACACCGCAACCATCTACTGGCACGTCCCGCATACCACCACAGCCAGTCGACCCCGAGCATGTGGACATCTCTGTGTCCCCTCATCAGCCGTCATTCGAGACCAACGGTCCTTATGTTCCCGCTACATCGCCAGCGACATACGCAAGCCCGACGACACGACCTGTTCCATCGTGTGCGTCGGCCCAGGTGCCACGACGGTCTTCTAGAGTTAGAAAACCGCCCAGTCGGTTCGACGTGTACCGTCGGTTTTAA